A single genomic interval of Nasonia vitripennis strain AsymCx chromosome 3 unlocalized genomic scaffold, Nvit_psr_1.1 chr3_random0006, whole genome shotgun sequence harbors:
- the LOC107981872 gene encoding uncharacterized protein LOC107981872, producing the protein MTKISTDISSLSLDVKTMKLDISKIKAAVKDTKKIRSTTMDFIATVPQLSKKYNYDIPFKTMVEFQTFNIHLLKKSDLKESVSIVLQSGLDPQMVISKSIISMLKMFLTKDVAIQCVAVRKLEDRVPIRDTPFLQCVTVVIKEHRLMANLETTDKDITSSLSTVLSNASQWHVPRKSLPENATKSTSPAQKSKVSKNTAASTASVQVVAIEPTAQKDK; encoded by the exons ATGACCAAGATATCAACAGATATCTCAAGTTTGAGCCTCGATGTTAAAACCATGAAACTGGATATCAGCAAGATTAAAGCAGCAGTCAAAGATACGAAGAAAATCAGAAGTACAACTATGGATTTTATTGCCACAGTTCCACAACTGTCTAAAAAGTACAATTATGATATACCATTTAAAACTATGGTAGAATTTCaaacatttaatattcatTTGTTGAAGAAAAGTGATCTTAAAGAATCAGTG tCAATTGTACTTCAGTCTGGATTGGATCCACAAATGGTCATTTCAAAATCAATTATCAGCATGTTGAAGATGTTTCTAACCAAAGATGTAGCTATTCAATGCGTGGCTGTCAGGAAATTAGAAGATAGAGTTCCAATAAGAGATACACCTTTTCTTCAGTGCGTAACAG tTGTTATAAAAGAACACAGATTGATGGCTAATCTGGAGACCACAGATAAGGATATTACAAGTTCCTTAAGTACTGTCCTGTCGAATGCAAGCCAATGGCACGTCCCAAGAAAATCTTTACCTGAAAATGCAACCAAATCAACGAGTCCTGCACAAAAATCTAAAGTTTCCAAGAATACTGCAGCATCGACTGCATCAGTACAAGTAGTTGCCATAGAGCCTACTGCACAGAAAGATAAATGA